One segment of Syngnathus typhle isolate RoL2023-S1 ecotype Sweden linkage group LG9, RoL_Styp_1.0, whole genome shotgun sequence DNA contains the following:
- the lrrc3 gene encoding leucine-rich repeat-containing protein 3, protein MRESPGPGAAGKTPERLTAVRALLFGLLVASASSCPSGCHCTEKSGAAVVRCTSGNLEKIPSDLPRNTVALILASNHISEISNRAFRELPRLRELDLSNNQIETVDAAAFHGLSDSLLALNLANNRIRSVPKEAFAHLRAKINLANNPWHCDCVLQEVLRELRLDPESVKDMLCHTVVQEEYAGKALVQILDSGINFCNFHHKTTDVAMFVTMFGWFSMVIGYVVYYVRHNREDARRHLEYLKSLPSTSHIAKDLDTVSTVL, encoded by the coding sequence ATGCGGGAGTCGCCGGGCCCCGGCGCGGCCGGCAAAACCCCAGAACGCTTGACAGCCGTGCGGGCTTTGCTCTTTGGACTCCTCGTGGCCAGCGCGTCTTCGTGTCCCAGCGGCTGCCACTGTACGGAAAAGAGCGGCGCCGCCGTGGTCCGATGCACGTCCGGCAACCTGGAGAAGATCCCGTCGGACCTCCCGAGAAACACCGTAGCTCTGATCTTGGCCTCCAATCACATTAGCGAGATCTCCAACCGAGCTTTCCGAGAGCTCCCCCGCCTTCGGGAGTTGGACCTGTCCAACAACCAAATCGAGACGGTGGACGCGGCGGCTTTTCACGGGCTCTCCGACAGCCTGCTGGCGCTGAATCTGGCCAACAATCGCATCCGGAGCGTGCCCAAGGAGGCCTTCGCCCACCTGCGGGCCAAAATTAACCTCGCCAACAACCCCTGGCACTGCGATTGCGTCCTGCAGGAGGTGTTGCGCGAGCTGAGGCTGGACCCCGAGTCGGTGAAGGACATGCTGTGCCACACGGTTGTGCAGGAGGAATACGCCGGCAAGGCGCTCGTCCAAATTCTGGACTCGGGGATCAACTTCTGCAACTTCCACCACAAGACCACCGACGTGGCCATGTTCGTCACCATGTTCGGCTGGTTCTCCATGGTGATCGGCTACGTGGTCTACTACGTGCGCCACAACCGAGAGGACGCCAGGAGGCACCTGGAGTACCTCAAGTCCCTGCCCAGCACCTCTCACATCGCCAAAGATCTCGACACCGTCAGTACCGTTCTCTAG
- the LOC133160043 gene encoding protein FAM171B-like, which translates to MPLEQVIDDSCVILLAFATELFFPPLLVFLQNMQVSFLLSVLILCKSEASGEFPRSGTGTSASFPPLHADEDEDEGNFAPQPPQTVAEPSDGWTFTLKVQVTDMLTRQYLARAEVDLHVNYSRIKTVLTGEDGGVLLQVPFQSGSPVTVRACKDGYVCALLPCQTVRRPIFSSVTVPLRRLTQGNVWLFEDSLLITDKASDASWRPVVQFPKSLLNLSEGSDVAALKAYLTVPEPPSAGGGFLRTLGVTSGTAGYISTELKPAAAVSVRLFRGDTELHIGGPVKISLTLPDNCGLRSSNALPAWFYNRTTGGWMRRGLGTVVSEGGKLRWTFSAPHLGYWMAAPVATRGDVFGADFLGDFFGRHWSFVALALGGMLCFVACLLAALLYCQSSARKTKVTHAPPKKDRATATGSDEDIEGSAPSQRGLKHARREERRDVAVAVHDGDVCTAAAQPEIPSGDATEPIRVAQSLTDALLFYSQPVAILHAAAFFQAEDQPQQPRWTEPMEASEESSSPNASQGSTQNQEGAPEGHPQNTLLPTSRGQRGFLESASVPETLSRLRSSRRSMEAAGELSKAPSWQPPRAWFVSLEGKPAAEIRYAVEEQQRRRATAGSQETSLDSGVDMIEMNQTPGRRAVTLERKGTFVKRAAGEQRTAPQ; encoded by the exons ATGCCCCTCGAACAAGTTATTGATGACTCTTGCGTGATACTTTTGGCTTTTGCAACAGAGCTTTTCTTTCCTCCCCTCCTCGTTTTTCTGCAAAACATGCAGGTGTCATTTTTGCTCTCTGTTCTGATTTTATGCAAGAGCGAAGCGTCGGGCGAGTTCCCCCGCAGCGGAACCGGGACGAGCGCCTCTTTCCCTCCTCTGCATGCAGATGAGGATGAAGACGAGGGCAACTTTGCTCCGCAGCCGCCGCAGACAGTCGCCGAGCCTTCGGATG GTTGGACCTTCACCCTGAAGGTGCAGGTCACCGACATGCTGACTCGTCAGTACCTGGCGCGGGCGGAGGTGGATCTTCACGTCAACTACAGCAGGATCAAAACGGTTCTCACGGGGGAGGACGGCGGCGTTTTGCTCCAAGTGCCTTTTCAAAGCGGCTCGCCCGTCACAGTACGGGCGTGCAAGGACGGCTACGTTTGCGCGTTGCTTCCCTGCCAGACTGTCAGGAGGCCAA TCTTCTCTTCGGTGACTGTGCCCCTACGTCGCCTGACGCAAGGGAACGTGTGGCTTTTTGAAGACTCCCTCCTGATCACCGACAAAGCTTCGG ATGCTTCGTGGCGGCCCGTTGTCCAGTTCCCCAAGAGCCTGCTGAACCTGAGCGAGGGCAGCGACGTGGCCGCTTTGAAAGCCTACTTGACCGTCCCCGAGCCACCTTCAGCGGGAGGAGGCTTTCTCCGCACCTTGGGCGTCACGAGCGGCACAGCAG GATACATCAGCACTGAGTTGAAACCGGCGGCGGCCGTTAGCGTGCGGCTATTCCGCGGGGACACGGAGCTGCATATCGGCGGCCCCGTGAAGATCAGCCTGACGCTCCCCGACAATTGCGGACTGCGCTCTTCAAACGCTCTTCCGGCTTGGTTCTACAACCGCACCACCG GCGGCTGGATGAGACGAGGATTAGGGACGGTGGTGTCGGAAGGTGGAAAACTCCGATGGACCTTCAGCGCTCCGCATCTGGGTTACTGGATGGCGGCGCCGGTGGCGACGCGTGGAG ATGTCTTTGGAGCTGACTTCCTAGGTGACTTCTTTGGCCGCCATTGGTCTTTTGTGGCGCTGGCCCTTGGAGGAATGCTCTGTTTTGTCGCCTGTCTTCTTGCTGCCTTGTTGTATTGTCAGAG CTCCGCGAGGAAAACGAAGGTGACGCACGCGCCGCCCAAAAAGGACCGAGCCACGGCCACCGGCAGCGATGAGGACATTGAAGGATCTGCTCCGTCTCAGCGTGGCCTGAAGCACGCGAGAAGGGAGGAGCGGCGCGATGTCGCCGTAGCCGTCCACGACGGCGACGTTTGCACCGCGGCGGCCCAACCCGAGATCCCTTCCGGCGACGCGACGGAGCCGATACGAGTTGCGCAATCTCTGACGGACGCTCTGTTGTTCTACAGCCAGCCCGTGGCCATTTTGCACGCGGCAGCCTTTTTCCAAGCCGAAGACCAACCGCAGCAGCCCCGCTGGACTGAGCCCATGGAAGCCAGCGAAGAGAGCTCCAGCCCAAATGCGTCACAAGGCTCCACTCAGAACCAGGAAGGAGCTCCGGAAGGACACCCGCAGAATACTTTGCTACCGACAAGCAGAGGCCAGCGCGGTTTCCTGGAATCGGCGTCGGTTCCGGAAACCTTAAGTCGACTGAGGAGCAGCAGACGCTCGATGGAGGCCGCCGGCGAGCTTTCCAAAGCGCCGTCGTGGCAGCCGCCGCGGGCCTGGTTTGTGAGTCTGGAGGGCAAACCGGCGGCCGAGATCCGTTACGCCGTGGAGGAGCAACAGCGGAGAAGAGCAACTGCGGGGAGTCAAGAAACCAGCTTGGATTCCGGCGTGGATATGATCGAGATGAACCAGACGCCCGGCCGGAGAGCTGTCACTCTGGAACGCAAGGGCACCTTTGTCAAAAGGGCGGCCGGCGAACAACGGACGGCGCCGCAGTGA
- the LOC133160153 gene encoding poly(rC)-binding protein 3-like produces MESAQVRSEGGLNVTLTIRLLMHGKEVGSIIGKKGETVKKMREESGARINISEGNCPERIVTITGPTDTIFKAFAMIAYKFEEDIINSMSNSPAISKPPVTLRLVVPASQCGSLIGKGGSKIKEMRESTGAQVQVAGDMLPNSTERAVTISGTPEAIIQCVKQICVVMLESPPKGATIPYRPKPASTPVIFSGGQAYTIQGQYAIPHPDQLTKLHQLAMQQTPFTPLGQTTPAFPGLEASPPASTHELTIPNDLIGCIIGRQGTKINEIRQMSGAQIKIANAIEGSTERQITITGTPANISLAQYLINASAGKHDDAYRFAIWNAGAHSHLDISSHERS; encoded by the exons ATGGAGTCGGCCCAAGTCCGGTCGGAAGGCGGCCTCAACGTCACCCTCACCATCCGGCTCCTCATGCACGGAAAA GAAGTGGGCAGCATCATTGGAAAG AAAGGGGAAACGGTGAAAAAAATGCGCGAAGAG AGCGGCGCGCGAATAAACATCTCGGAAGGCAACTGCCCAGAGAGGATCGTCACCATCACGGGACCGACGGACACCATCTTCAAGGCCTTTGCCATGATTGCCTATAAATTTGAGGAG GACATCATCAACTCCATGAGCAACAGCCCGGCCATCAGCAAGCCGCCGGTCACCTTGAGGCTGGTGGTGCCGGCCAGCCAGTGCGGCTCTCTCATCGGCAAAGGAGGCTCCAAAATCAAAGAAATGCGAGAG TCCACAGGGGCGCAGGTTCAGGTGGCCGGAGACATGCTGCCCAACTCCACCGAGCGCGCCGTGACAATCTCCGGGACCCCCGAAGCCATCATCCAGTGTGTCAAACAGATTTGTGTCGTCATGCTGGAG TCGCCGCCCAAAGGGGCCACGATTCCTTATCGCCCGAAGCCCGCTTCCACCCCTGTCATTTTTTCCGGGGGCCAG GCCTACACAATTCAGGGACAATATGCCATTCCACATCCAGAT CAGCTGACCAAGCTCCACCAGCTGGCTATGCAGCAAACCCCCTTTACCCCCCTCGGACAGACCACCCCCGCTTTCCCCG GTTTGGAAGCGAGTCCACCGGCCAGCACTCATGAGCTCACCATTCCTAATGAC CTCATAGGCTGCATCATCGGACGTCAAGGCACCAAGATCAACGAAATCCGCCAAATGTCGGGAGCTCAGATCAAAATCGCCAACGCCATCGAAGGCTCGACCGAGCGGCAGATCACCATCACCGGGACGCCCGCCAACATCAGTCTGGCTCAGTATCTCATCAATGCCAG CGCCGGAAAGCATGATGACGCTTACCGCTTTGCCATCTGGAATGCCGGCGCACATTCCCACTTGGATATTAGCTCGCATGAGCGCTCCTGA
- the LOC133160044 gene encoding uncharacterized protein LOC133160044: MKAGRTTTHERKLNNAYSTSFCPTAFPIHVRPGTGSGGGPKAQFLGGNKVSIWRVNKVSLSLSVCLSLSVFLSRYLSISLSLYLSISLSLYLSISLSLYLSLYLSICLSISLSLSLSLSVSLSLSVSLSLSVSLSLSVSLSLSVSLSLSVSLSLSVSLSLSVSLSRYLAISLSLYLSISLPTYLPTYLPTYLPTYLPTYLPTYPTYPTYPTYPTLPYPTLPYLPTYLPTYLPTYLPTYLPTYLPTYLPTYLPTYLPTYLPTYLSIYLSRLCLQRHGSRRMALEAKAEWAGQEADMLYERRALANSVT; this comes from the coding sequence ATGAAGGCGGGGCGCACCACCACACATGAAAGGAAACTTAATAATGCATACTCAACCTCATTCTGTCCAACTGCATTTCCAATACACGTCCGTCCCGGTACCGGGAGTGGAGGCGGACCCAAAGCCCAATTCTTGGGTGGCAATAAAGTATCTATCTGGCGTGTCAATAaagtatctctctctctctctgtctgtctttctctgtctgtctttctctctcgctatctctctatctctctatctctctatctctctatctctctatctctctatctctctatctctctatctctctatctgtctctctatctctctatctgtctctctatctctctatctctctcgctATCTCTATCTGTCTCGCTATCTCTATCTGTCTCGCTATCTCTATCTGTCTCGCTATCTCTATCTGTCTCGCTATCTCTATCTGTCTCGCTATCTCTATCTGTCTCGCTATCTCTATCTGTCTCGCTATCTCTATCTGTCTCGCTATCTCGCTATCTCGCTATCTcgctatctctctatctctctatctctctacctacctacctacctacctacctacctacctacctacctacctacctacctacctacctacctacctaccctaCCTACCCTACCTACCCtacctaccctaccctaccctaccctaccctaccctacctacctacctacctacctacctacctacctacctacctacctacctacctacctacctacctacctacctacctacctacctacctacctacctacctacctacctacctacctacctatctatctatctatctctctcggCTGTGCTTGCAACGCCATGGCAGCAGAAGGATGGCTTTGGAAGCAAAGGCTGAGTGGGCCGGTCAAGAGGCGGACATGCTTTACGAGCGCCGAGCGTTGGCCAACAGCGTTACGTAA